In Glaciimonas sp. PCH181, a single genomic region encodes these proteins:
- a CDS encoding (Fe-S)-binding protein, with protein MNPIITALFWLAVVGLLSGLMRRATLWRAGRTGAVAPVQWIALLAVPKRYFVDLHHVVARDPYIARTHIATAGGAIAAMALVAINYGFMLYWPALNAAIALFAIVMLIGVLFVWHRRRTPPARLSLGAWNRLPWVLGALALGLLLMGILPVGVLSGLTAALTVLLLGFGAWNMTIGIGRGGPMKHALAGLLHLAFHPRPERFNKAGPVKSGTPTTALKPLILEQGELGVSKPVEFRWNQLLSFDACVQCGKCEAACPAFAAGQPLNPKKLIQDMVVGMAGGSDANFAGSPYPGIPLGKHQGGPQKAIFPGLITPDTLWSCTTCRACVEECPMLIEHVDAIVDMRRHQTLAHGAVPGKGPEVLANLRETGSAGGFDLNVRYNWSIDLNVPQVVPGRSVDVLLVVGEGGFDMRYQRTLRALVKVLQAGSVDFAILGALESDTGDVARRLGDEATFQSLAGRLIATLSTLSFNRIVTADPHVMHSLRNEYPAFGGRYEVLHHTTFMAALAKQGKIVPRVAVDNDQRFTYHDPCYLGRYNGEIEAPRDLLKLLGLPLHEMARNGMRGRCCGGGGGAPLTDIPGKQRIPDIRIHDARAVRADTVVVGCPNCTAMLEGVVGPRPDVRDIAELVAAALEA; from the coding sequence TTGAATCCCATCATCACCGCGCTGTTCTGGTTGGCCGTTGTCGGCCTGCTGTCCGGCCTGATGCGGCGCGCCACACTCTGGCGTGCGGGTCGTACCGGAGCGGTGGCGCCGGTGCAATGGATCGCGCTGCTAGCGGTTCCGAAGCGTTATTTTGTCGATTTGCATCACGTCGTCGCACGTGATCCCTACATCGCGCGCACCCATATCGCGACAGCGGGCGGGGCGATTGCGGCGATGGCGCTGGTCGCTATTAATTACGGTTTTATGCTGTATTGGCCAGCACTGAACGCCGCGATTGCCTTGTTTGCGATTGTCATGCTGATTGGCGTCCTGTTCGTCTGGCATCGTCGCCGCACACCGCCTGCACGGTTATCGTTAGGTGCGTGGAATCGCTTGCCGTGGGTGCTAGGCGCATTGGCGCTGGGATTGTTGCTGATGGGCATTTTGCCAGTCGGCGTGTTGTCTGGATTGACGGCTGCGCTCACGGTGCTGCTGCTAGGCTTCGGCGCCTGGAATATGACAATCGGCATCGGTCGCGGCGGCCCGATGAAACATGCTTTAGCCGGGCTGCTACATCTGGCGTTCCATCCACGTCCAGAGCGTTTTAATAAAGCCGGGCCAGTAAAATCAGGTACGCCAACTACAGCACTTAAACCGCTGATATTGGAACAGGGCGAGCTTGGTGTCAGCAAGCCGGTGGAGTTTCGCTGGAACCAATTACTCAGTTTTGACGCCTGCGTGCAATGCGGAAAGTGCGAGGCAGCTTGTCCGGCGTTTGCCGCAGGCCAGCCGTTAAATCCTAAAAAACTGATCCAAGACATGGTGGTCGGCATGGCCGGTGGCAGCGATGCCAATTTTGCCGGTAGCCCTTATCCCGGGATTCCGTTAGGCAAACATCAGGGCGGCCCGCAAAAGGCGATTTTCCCCGGTCTGATCACACCAGATACACTTTGGTCCTGTACTACTTGCCGCGCTTGTGTTGAAGAATGTCCGATGTTGATCGAGCACGTTGATGCGATTGTCGACATGCGCCGCCATCAGACATTGGCGCATGGCGCGGTGCCGGGTAAAGGCCCCGAGGTGCTTGCTAACTTGCGGGAGACTGGGTCCGCCGGCGGTTTCGATTTGAATGTTCGCTACAACTGGTCCATTGATTTGAATGTCCCGCAAGTCGTTCCGGGTAGGTCTGTGGACGTTCTGTTGGTGGTGGGCGAGGGTGGTTTTGATATGCGTTATCAGCGCACGCTTAGAGCATTGGTCAAAGTCTTGCAAGCTGGTAGTGTTGACTTTGCAATATTGGGTGCGCTGGAAAGTGACACTGGCGACGTTGCTCGTCGTCTTGGTGATGAGGCAACTTTCCAGTCCTTAGCCGGGCGCTTGATCGCCACTTTATCGACACTGTCGTTTAACCGCATCGTCACCGCCGATCCGCATGTCATGCATAGTTTGCGCAATGAATATCCGGCGTTTGGCGGTCGTTATGAAGTATTGCATCACACGACGTTTATGGCCGCGTTGGCAAAGCAGGGCAAGATTGTGCCTCGCGTCGCGGTCGATAATGATCAGCGCTTTACGTATCACGATCCTTGCTACTTGGGGCGTTATAACGGTGAGATAGAGGCGCCGCGCGATTTGCTAAAACTGCTCGGTTTGCCATTGCATGAAATGGCGCGTAATGGCATGCGTGGACGTTGTTGTGGTGGTGGCGGCGGTGCGCCGTTAACTGATATTCCCGGTAAGCAGCGCATCCCTGATATCCGGATTCACGATGCCCGTGCTGTGCGTGCCGACACTGTCGTGGTAGGTTGTCCAAATTGCACTGCAATGCTGGAAGGTGTCGTCGGGCCGCGCCCTGATGTGCGTGATATTGCAGAGCTGGTTGCTGCAGCGCTGGAGGCTTAA
- a CDS encoding NADH:flavin oxidoreductase produces MRYPHLFSPLTLNKVTLRNRVVSTAHAEVYADAGGLPGERYIRYYEEKAKGGLGLAICGGSSVVSIDSPQGWWKSVNLTTDKVIEPLSRLAEAMHRHGAKIMIQATHMGRRSSWHGENWPHLLTPSGIREPVHRGNAKMIEIEEIRRVIADFAAAAKRVKAAGMDGIEISAAHQQLIDQFWSPRVNHRTDEYGGSLENRMRFGVEVLTAVRAAVGPDFCVGMRMCGDEFHEDGIDHETAKQIAKAMSETGLIDFLSVVGSGADTHNTLVNCMPPMALPPEPFVHLAAGIKTVSKVPVMHAQSIRDAGQAERILATGMVDLVGMTRGQIADPHMVIKIRDGREDEIKQCVGANYCIDRQYNGLDVLCIQNAATSREETMPHIIAKSHGPKRKVVVVGAGPAGLEAARVARERGHDVVLFERSDAVGGQINLAAKAPQREQMAGIVRWFDMETKRLGVDRRLGVDADEAMILAEQPDIIVLATGGSNFTSQVPAWGVAEGLAVSSWDILSGRVAPGKNVLVYDGISTHAGFGVADFLASRGSQVEIVTPDVKIADDTGGTTFPIFYRRMYAQGIIPTPNYWLDRVYAEDDKKIAVLRNEYTEIQEERVVDQVVIENGIMPNDSLYWALKPQSANHGQTDIKKLYAAQPQPALAEPFGNGRFLLFRVGDCISMHNIHAAIFDSLRLCKDF; encoded by the coding sequence ATGCGTTACCCTCATCTTTTTTCACCGCTGACACTTAATAAAGTAACGCTACGTAATCGCGTTGTCAGTACCGCGCATGCGGAAGTGTATGCCGACGCCGGTGGTTTGCCGGGTGAACGTTATATCCGTTATTACGAAGAAAAAGCCAAGGGCGGTCTGGGTCTGGCGATTTGCGGTGGATCTAGTGTGGTGTCCATCGACAGCCCACAAGGTTGGTGGAAATCGGTCAATCTGACCACCGATAAAGTGATCGAGCCATTGTCGCGGCTGGCAGAAGCGATGCATCGGCACGGCGCAAAAATCATGATTCAGGCGACGCACATGGGCCGTCGTAGTTCATGGCACGGAGAGAATTGGCCGCATTTGCTGACGCCATCAGGGATTCGTGAGCCGGTTCATCGCGGTAACGCCAAAATGATCGAGATTGAGGAAATTCGTCGCGTCATTGCCGACTTTGCCGCTGCCGCCAAACGTGTCAAAGCGGCAGGCATGGACGGTATCGAAATTTCCGCCGCGCATCAGCAATTGATCGATCAGTTCTGGAGTCCACGTGTGAATCATCGCACTGACGAATACGGTGGTAGTCTGGAAAATCGCATGCGTTTCGGCGTAGAAGTATTGACCGCGGTGCGCGCCGCAGTCGGCCCGGATTTTTGCGTCGGCATGCGCATGTGCGGTGACGAATTTCATGAAGACGGCATCGATCACGAAACCGCAAAACAGATAGCCAAAGCCATGTCGGAGACCGGCTTAATCGATTTTCTGAGCGTCGTCGGTTCCGGCGCGGATACCCACAATACGCTGGTCAATTGCATGCCGCCGATGGCATTGCCGCCAGAGCCTTTCGTGCATTTGGCGGCAGGGATTAAAACGGTGTCGAAAGTCCCGGTAATGCACGCCCAAAGCATTCGTGATGCAGGTCAGGCCGAGCGGATTCTGGCGACGGGCATGGTCGATCTGGTCGGGATGACACGGGGTCAGATTGCCGATCCGCATATGGTCATTAAAATTCGTGATGGCCGCGAAGATGAAATCAAACAATGCGTTGGTGCGAATTATTGCATCGACCGCCAATACAACGGTTTAGATGTTTTATGCATTCAGAACGCGGCAACCTCGCGTGAAGAAACCATGCCGCACATCATCGCCAAAAGCCATGGTCCAAAGCGTAAGGTTGTGGTTGTCGGCGCTGGCCCGGCCGGTCTGGAAGCCGCCCGCGTTGCACGGGAGCGTGGGCACGATGTTGTGTTATTTGAGCGCAGCGACGCAGTCGGCGGTCAAATCAATCTGGCCGCGAAGGCCCCGCAACGCGAACAAATGGCAGGGATTGTGCGTTGGTTTGATATGGAAACCAAACGACTTGGCGTAGATCGCCGGCTTGGCGTGGATGCCGATGAAGCCATGATTCTGGCAGAACAACCGGACATCATCGTGCTGGCAACGGGCGGTAGTAATTTCACCAGCCAAGTCCCAGCCTGGGGTGTAGCCGAAGGATTGGCAGTCAGTTCGTGGGATATTTTAAGCGGCCGCGTCGCACCGGGAAAAAACGTTCTTGTCTACGATGGGATTAGTACCCATGCCGGATTTGGCGTCGCAGATTTTCTGGCAAGTCGTGGCAGCCAGGTCGAAATCGTCACCCCCGATGTCAAGATTGCCGACGACACCGGCGGCACGACTTTCCCGATTTTCTATCGCCGCATGTATGCGCAAGGCATTATTCCTACGCCGAATTATTGGCTGGATCGAGTCTATGCCGAAGACGATAAAAAAATCGCCGTTCTGCGCAATGAATATACCGAAATACAGGAAGAGCGCGTAGTCGATCAGGTCGTCATCGAAAACGGCATTATGCCCAACGATAGTTTGTATTGGGCGCTTAAACCGCAATCGGCCAACCACGGGCAGACCGATATCAAAAAACTCTACGCGGCGCAGCCACAACCGGCGCTGGCAGAGCCGTTCGGCAACGGACGTTTTCTGCTATTCCGGGTGGGCGACTGTATCTCGATGCATAACATCCATGCCGCGATTTTTGATTCGCTGCGTTTGTGTAAAGACTTTTAA
- a CDS encoding DUF5943 domain-containing protein: MKPQLPIEVDADTGVWTTDNLPMLYVPRHFFTNNHTAVEAALGREKYAQILYEAGHKSAYFWCEKEAAQHGMSGLEVYQHYLNRLSQRGWGLFSFSEVDAPAATAKIKLVNSSFVLQQVKAQGKLCYMFAGWFSGAMDWVSDTTGEKIKATCVETQCAGEGHTHCEFTVTPVAA, from the coding sequence ATGAAACCCCAATTGCCTATCGAAGTAGATGCGGATACCGGCGTCTGGACGACTGATAATTTGCCGATGTTGTACGTGCCGCGTCATTTTTTCACCAATAACCATACCGCTGTAGAAGCCGCATTAGGACGTGAAAAATATGCGCAAATTCTATACGAAGCCGGTCATAAGTCGGCCTACTTCTGGTGCGAAAAAGAAGCCGCGCAACATGGCATGAGCGGTTTGGAAGTCTATCAACATTATCTGAATCGTCTGTCCCAGCGCGGTTGGGGTTTGTTTAGCTTTTCTGAGGTGGATGCGCCGGCAGCCACGGCAAAAATCAAGCTGGTGAATTCATCCTTCGTTCTGCAACAAGTGAAAGCGCAAGGCAAACTTTGCTACATGTTTGCAGGCTGGTTTTCGGGCGCAATGGATTGGGTTTCGGACACCACCGGTGAAAAAATAAAAGCTACTTGCGTCGAAACCCAATGCGCAGGCGAAGGCCATACGCATTGCGAATTCACGGTCACGCCTGTAGCAGCCTAA
- a CDS encoding dipeptidase, whose translation MNALHQQSLVIDGLNISKWERPVFEDMKKGGLSAVNCTISVWENFQATVGNIVDMKTLIRDNADLLTLVRGVDDIHRAKKEGRTGVILGFQNAHAFEDNLGYIEVFAELGVRVVQLCYNTQNLVGTGCYERDGGLSGFGREVIAEMNRVGIMVDLSHVGGNTSTEAILASSKPVCYSHCLPSGLKEHPRNKSDEQLKFIADHNGFIGVTMFPPFLKRGSNADVNDYVEAFDYVINLVGDDCVGIGTDFTQGYGKPFFEWLTHDKGRHRRLTDFGTVANPEGFRTIGDFPNLTAAMERAGWKENRIRKVLGENWMRVFGEVWVS comes from the coding sequence ATGAATGCATTGCATCAACAAAGTCTGGTCATCGATGGTTTGAATATCTCCAAGTGGGAGCGGCCTGTTTTTGAAGACATGAAAAAGGGTGGCTTAAGCGCCGTCAATTGCACGATTTCGGTCTGGGAAAATTTTCAGGCGACCGTTGGCAATATCGTCGATATGAAAACCCTGATCCGTGATAACGCCGATTTGCTGACTTTGGTGCGGGGCGTCGATGACATACACCGCGCCAAGAAAGAAGGTCGCACCGGCGTCATTCTCGGCTTTCAAAATGCTCACGCATTTGAAGACAATCTGGGTTACATCGAAGTCTTCGCCGAACTGGGCGTGCGCGTGGTGCAGCTCTGCTATAACACTCAAAATCTGGTCGGCACCGGTTGCTATGAAAGAGATGGCGGCCTGTCTGGATTTGGGCGCGAAGTGATCGCTGAAATGAATCGGGTTGGGATCATGGTCGATCTTTCACACGTCGGCGGCAATACCTCGACCGAGGCGATTCTGGCGTCGTCAAAACCGGTCTGCTATTCGCATTGTCTGCCGTCCGGACTGAAGGAGCATCCTCGTAATAAGAGTGATGAACAACTCAAATTCATCGCTGACCATAATGGTTTTATTGGCGTCACCATGTTTCCGCCTTTCCTAAAGCGCGGCAGCAACGCGGACGTAAATGACTATGTTGAAGCGTTCGATTATGTGATCAATCTGGTGGGCGATGATTGCGTCGGCATCGGCACCGACTTTACCCAAGGTTACGGCAAACCTTTCTTCGAATGGTTAACCCACGACAAAGGTCGTCATCGTCGTCTGACCGACTTTGGCACCGTCGCCAATCCGGAAGGCTTCCGCACTATTGGCGATTTTCCCAACCTGACTGCGGCGATGGAGCGCGCAGGCTGGAAAGAAAACCGTATTCGTAAAGTATTAGGTGAAAACTGGATGCGCGTATTTGGTGAAGTCTGGGTTAGCTGA
- a CDS encoding serine hydroxymethyltransferase produces MTSKNAFFSQSLAQRDAPVMQAIALELGRQQDQIEMIASENIVSRAVLEAQGSVLTNKYAEGYPGKRYYGGCEFVDQIEVLALDRVKQLFGATYANVQPHSGAQANGAVMLALVKPGDTVLGMSLDAGGHLTHGARPAMSGKWFNAVQYGVRPDTLLIDYDQVEALAKEHQPRLIIAGYSAYPRQLDFARFRAIADSVGALLMVDMAHIAGLVATGHHPNPIEHAHVVTSTTHKTLRGPRGGFILTNHEDIAKKINSAVFPGLQGGPLMHVIAGKAVAFGEALQPEFKEYIGNVVANASALGEVLKKGGVDLVTGGTENHLLLVDLRPKGLKGTDVEHALERAGITCNKNGIPFDTEKPTITSGIRLGTPAGTARGFGVEEFRTIGGLIVEVLDGLARKPEGCTETEQSVRLRVAAMCKLFPIY; encoded by the coding sequence ATGACCTCTAAAAATGCATTTTTTTCCCAGTCACTTGCTCAGCGCGATGCGCCGGTAATGCAAGCCATTGCGCTTGAACTGGGGCGCCAGCAAGACCAGATTGAAATGATCGCCTCTGAAAATATCGTCTCGCGCGCGGTGCTCGAAGCGCAGGGATCGGTATTGACTAACAAGTATGCCGAGGGCTATCCCGGCAAGCGCTATTATGGCGGTTGCGAATTTGTCGATCAGATTGAAGTACTTGCGCTGGATCGGGTAAAGCAACTGTTCGGTGCCACTTACGCCAACGTGCAGCCGCATTCGGGCGCACAGGCCAACGGCGCAGTCATGCTGGCGCTGGTGAAGCCGGGCGATACGGTGCTCGGGATGTCGCTGGATGCCGGTGGTCATTTAACCCACGGTGCGCGTCCGGCGATGTCGGGAAAATGGTTTAACGCGGTGCAATACGGCGTGCGTCCCGATACATTGCTGATCGATTATGATCAAGTTGAGGCGCTGGCCAAAGAACATCAGCCACGCTTGATTATTGCCGGTTATTCCGCTTATCCACGGCAACTCGACTTTGCCCGTTTCCGTGCCATTGCCGATAGCGTCGGCGCGCTGCTGATGGTGGATATGGCGCATATCGCTGGCTTGGTGGCGACCGGGCATCATCCAAATCCTATTGAACACGCCCACGTCGTCACCTCGACTACGCATAAAACCTTGCGCGGCCCGCGTGGCGGCTTCATCCTCACTAATCACGAAGATATCGCCAAGAAAATCAATTCAGCAGTTTTCCCTGGCCTGCAAGGCGGTCCGCTGATGCATGTCATCGCGGGTAAAGCCGTGGCGTTTGGCGAGGCGCTACAACCTGAGTTTAAAGAATATATCGGCAACGTCGTTGCCAATGCCAGCGCATTGGGCGAAGTGCTGAAAAAAGGTGGCGTCGATCTGGTCACAGGCGGCACCGAAAATCATTTACTGCTAGTCGATTTACGCCCAAAAGGCCTTAAAGGAACCGACGTAGAACACGCGTTGGAACGCGCCGGTATTACCTGCAACAAAAACGGTATTCCATTCGATACCGAAAAACCGACCATTACCTCCGGCATTCGTCTAGGCACGCCAGCGGGCACCGCACGTGGATTTGGCGTCGAAGAATTTCGCACTATCGGCGGCCTGATTGTAGAAGTGCTGGACGGTCTGGCACGCAAGCCAGAAGGCTGCACCGAGACCGAACAGAGCGTGCGGCTGCGGGTTGCTGCGATGTGCAAACTTTTCCCTATTTATTAA
- a CDS encoding GlxA family transcriptional regulator, with translation MSKNEISSFSHFAFLPLNSFTMIAFSNAIEVLRMANYLEGKQLYRWSVISPEGGLVTASNGLAVNASRPDPEDCPDVVFVCGGTDIETAINAESLALIHSFASQGIAMGSLCTGTFALAKAGLLDGYTCATHWENMSALRKSFPSVSFSRDLFVIDRDRLTCTGGIAPLDMMLNLISWQVGKTTIAAIADQFILEHVRDDKDQQRVPLTVRMNSARPAMVEVVSLMEANIEEPLSLEDLAQLSNSSPRQLQRMFKEHMGMSPTHYYLTLRLRKARELLRQTDMSILSITMACGFQSACHFSKTYREVFNVAPSSERRKQAAMPIPMLTPPANPAFQQVSSYM, from the coding sequence ATGTCTAAAAATGAGATTTCCTCTTTCTCCCATTTTGCGTTTCTTCCTCTGAATAGTTTTACGATGATTGCGTTCTCAAACGCGATTGAAGTATTACGGATGGCCAATTATCTGGAGGGAAAACAGCTCTATCGCTGGTCTGTGATCAGCCCGGAAGGTGGACTTGTGACGGCCAGCAACGGCTTGGCCGTAAACGCCTCCCGCCCGGACCCAGAAGATTGTCCTGACGTGGTCTTTGTCTGTGGCGGCACAGACATCGAAACGGCGATTAACGCCGAATCGCTGGCATTGATACATAGCTTTGCCAGTCAGGGCATTGCCATGGGCAGTTTATGCACTGGCACCTTTGCGCTGGCAAAAGCCGGCTTGCTGGATGGTTATACCTGCGCCACGCATTGGGAAAACATGTCGGCGTTGCGCAAGTCATTTCCATCGGTCTCATTCTCCCGCGATCTGTTCGTCATCGATCGCGATCGCCTGACATGCACGGGCGGCATTGCACCGCTGGATATGATGCTGAATCTGATTTCCTGGCAAGTCGGCAAAACGACTATCGCCGCCATCGCCGATCAATTCATTCTGGAGCACGTGCGCGACGATAAAGATCAGCAGCGCGTGCCGCTAACGGTGCGGATGAATTCTGCACGGCCTGCGATGGTGGAAGTTGTGTCGCTGATGGAAGCTAATATTGAAGAGCCGTTATCGCTGGAAGATTTAGCACAACTATCCAACTCTTCTCCACGACAATTACAGCGCATGTTTAAAGAACATATGGGCATGTCGCCGACGCATTATTATTTGACGTTGCGCTTGCGCAAAGCGCGTGAATTATTACGTCAAACCGATATGTCGATTCTGAGTATTACGATGGCCTGCGGCTTTCAGTCGGCTTGCCATTTCAGTAAAACCTATCGCGAAGTATTTAATGTAGCCCCGAGTTCGGAGCGGCGCAAACAGGCAGCAATGCCGATTCCGATGTTGACGCCGCCTGCAAATCCGGCATTTCAACAGGTCTCCTCCTATATGTAA
- the mgrA gene encoding L-glyceraldehyde 3-phosphate reductase has translation MTYHASNTRYEQMQYRFCGRSGLKLPLLSMGLWHNFGDTTSFALQREMVHTAFDSGITHFDLANNYGPPYGSAETNFGRILKEDLKPYRDELIISTKAGWDMWPGPYGQGGGSRKYVLASLDQSLQRLGLDYVDIFYSHRFDPETPLEETMGALATAVQQGKALYVGVSSYSPEKTQEAARLLREWKVPCLIHQPSYNMFNRWIEKGLLDALEAEGMGCITFTALAQGLLTDKYLKGIPDDARVNRAGGGSLQKSHLSPENLARVKALNAIAESRGQSLAQMALAWVLRDPRVTTTLIGASSPAQIIENVAALKRLDFTAQELVAIDVQAQEGGINLWEKSSNG, from the coding sequence ATGACTTATCACGCCTCCAATACGCGTTACGAACAAATGCAATACCGCTTTTGCGGTCGCAGTGGATTAAAACTCCCTTTGTTGTCGATGGGTTTATGGCATAACTTTGGCGACACCACCTCGTTCGCATTGCAACGTGAAATGGTGCATACCGCTTTTGATTCGGGTATTACACACTTTGATCTGGCGAATAACTACGGCCCACCTTACGGCAGTGCAGAAACTAATTTCGGTCGGATTTTGAAAGAGGATTTAAAGCCCTATCGCGATGAACTGATTATCTCCACCAAAGCGGGCTGGGATATGTGGCCGGGTCCTTACGGGCAGGGCGGCGGTTCGCGTAAATATGTGTTGGCCAGTCTTGATCAGAGTTTGCAGCGTTTAGGGTTGGATTACGTCGATATCTTTTATTCGCACCGTTTCGATCCAGAAACGCCACTGGAAGAAACCATGGGCGCTTTGGCGACGGCTGTGCAGCAGGGCAAGGCGCTGTATGTCGGCGTATCCTCTTACTCGCCAGAGAAAACCCAGGAAGCGGCGCGTTTGCTGCGTGAGTGGAAAGTACCTTGCCTGATTCATCAGCCCTCTTACAATATGTTCAATCGGTGGATTGAAAAGGGATTACTGGACGCGCTGGAAGCCGAGGGCATGGGCTGCATCACTTTTACCGCGCTGGCGCAAGGCTTGTTAACCGACAAGTATCTGAAAGGCATTCCAGATGATGCACGGGTCAATCGGGCGGGTGGAGGATCGCTACAAAAATCCCATTTGAGTCCAGAAAATCTGGCCCGGGTCAAAGCATTAAATGCGATCGCGGAATCACGTGGACAAAGTCTGGCGCAGATGGCGCTGGCCTGGGTTTTGCGCGATCCCCGCGTGACGACCACGTTAATTGGTGCTAGCAGCCCGGCACAGATTATCGAAAATGTCGCTGCATTAAAACGATTGGATTTTACGGCTCAAGAGTTGGTTGCGATAGATGTACAGGCGCAAGAAGGCGGTATTAATTTGTGGGAAAAATCCTCCAACGGATAA
- a CDS encoding glycine zipper family protein, translating into MNNPFLNKPLKVLAAAAVVMLGGCVGVPTGPNVMAMPGAGKSYDQFRNDDASCHQYAQDRVGPGAAQATADNATGTAVAGTLIGATVGALIGAASGRAGAGAAIGAGGGLLVGSSAASNNANRSGAGMQRQYNNVYTQCMYAKGNRVPVPAGYDDNRRQQYAPAAVPQDYYPPQRRGYDTPPDYVPY; encoded by the coding sequence GTGAATAATCCATTTTTGAACAAGCCATTAAAAGTTCTCGCTGCTGCGGCGGTGGTGATGTTGGGTGGTTGTGTTGGTGTGCCGACTGGCCCGAACGTGATGGCGATGCCTGGCGCGGGTAAAAGTTATGATCAGTTTAGAAATGACGATGCTTCTTGTCATCAGTATGCGCAGGATCGTGTTGGGCCAGGTGCAGCGCAGGCTACGGCTGATAACGCGACTGGGACCGCGGTTGCCGGTACTTTAATCGGCGCGACGGTTGGTGCGCTGATTGGTGCTGCAAGTGGACGTGCTGGTGCTGGTGCTGCTATTGGTGCGGGTGGCGGGCTGTTGGTTGGTAGCTCGGCTGCTAGCAATAATGCTAATCGAAGTGGTGCCGGGATGCAGCGGCAATATAATAATGTTTATACCCAATGTATGTATGCCAAGGGTAATCGGGTTCCTGTGCCGGCTGGCTATGATGATAATCGTCGTCAGCAGTATGCGCCGGCAGCTGTGCCACAGGATTACTATCCACCGCAACGGCGTGGCTATGATACGCCGCCGGACTATGTGCCTTATTAA
- a CDS encoding ATP-binding protein — MKNFFDSVANRVFLILLAGILVAAGTTSWLAENERRNAFRELYDFRVAERVEQIVLSLDEINTDMRQAVLQASENFGMEASLATDTENVVSENASLAAILKARLGNTRQIVVAKEVGCNLRFGRPPGPQGGGNYGPRRSDECQVVYVSLKDGALLKLKLRMMRDPGGLRGRPPGFPSLSPYFALFLGLIGVLAYVVARMTARPIKNLAEAASALGRDIDRPPLKEQGPTEIRQAASAFNAMQARIKRQIQHRTHMLAAITHDLQTPLTRLRLRFEKVSDLDLRHKLVEDLAVMQGMVREGLDLARSMDSAEAMQLMDIDSLLDSVCADAADAGQDVTLSGQTRASIMAQPNTLRRCLTNLVDNAVKYGRFARLQIVREGIGDQSFIVIRIRDGGSGIPEDQLTAVFEPFFRLETSRSRDTGGTGLGLTIARNIAENHRATLVLRNHPEGGLEVVLRLPVKG; from the coding sequence GTGAAGAATTTTTTCGATTCAGTGGCTAATCGGGTATTCCTGATTTTGCTCGCCGGGATACTGGTGGCGGCTGGCACGACTAGCTGGCTGGCTGAGAATGAGCGCCGCAATGCTTTTCGTGAGCTGTACGATTTTCGGGTAGCCGAACGCGTCGAACAAATCGTTCTGTCGCTGGATGAGATCAATACCGACATGCGGCAGGCAGTGCTGCAAGCCAGTGAAAATTTTGGGATGGAAGCAAGTCTGGCAACGGATACAGAAAATGTTGTATCTGAAAACGCTTCTCTTGCAGCCATATTAAAAGCGCGTTTGGGCAATACCCGACAGATCGTGGTCGCGAAGGAAGTGGGTTGCAATTTGCGCTTTGGCAGACCACCCGGTCCGCAAGGCGGTGGTAATTACGGACCACGGCGGAGCGATGAATGTCAGGTGGTGTATGTCAGTCTGAAAGATGGCGCATTGCTGAAGTTGAAACTGAGGATGATGCGCGATCCCGGCGGTTTGCGCGGTCGTCCACCGGGTTTCCCTTCTTTGTCGCCTTATTTTGCCTTGTTTTTAGGCCTGATTGGGGTGCTCGCTTATGTTGTGGCAAGGATGACGGCGAGACCGATTAAGAATTTGGCAGAGGCAGCGTCGGCGTTGGGTCGGGATATCGATCGACCGCCTCTGAAAGAACAGGGGCCGACTGAAATCCGTCAGGCGGCCAGTGCATTCAATGCAATGCAGGCCCGCATCAAGCGCCAGATTCAGCATCGCACGCATATGCTGGCGGCGATTACGCATGATTTGCAAACGCCGCTGACGCGATTGCGGTTGCGTTTTGAGAAGGTCAGCGATCTTGATTTGCGCCATAAGTTGGTGGAGGATTTGGCGGTGATGCAGGGCATGGTGCGTGAGGGGTTGGATTTGGCGCGGAGTATGGATTCGGCCGAGGCCATGCAGCTGATGGATATTGATTCGCTTTTGGATAGTGTGTGCGCGGATGCGGCTGATGCGGGGCAGGATGTGACGTTGAGTGGGCAGACGCGGGCGTCGATTATGGCGCAGCCAAATACGTTGCGGCGGTGTTTGACTAATCTTGTGGATAACGCTGTTAAATATGGTCGTTTTGCGCGCTTGCAGATTGTGCGTGAAGGGATTGGGGATCAGAGTTTTATTGTTATTCGGATACGGGATGGGGGAAGTGGGATTCCTGAGGATCAGTTGACGGCGGTGTTTGAGCCGTTTTTTAGATTGGAGACGTCGCGGTCCCGGGATACTGGTGGGACGGGGCTAGGGCTCACCATTGCGCGCAATATCGCTGAGAATCATCGGGCTACTTTGGTGTTGAGGAATCATCCTGAGGGTGGGTTGGAGGTGGTTTTGCGGTTGCCGGTGAAGGGATAA